The genomic stretch CTGGCTCTGTAGAAGGAGAGTTTTGTATTACTGTTAGATATTCAATGTAATATTTCATTTTATCTAAATAGTATTATTCACGATTATTTGAATGAACGATACTATGTAATGAAATGAGGAAAAAACATGTTTTTTAATGTGAATAATAAATTAGAGAGTGGAATTTTATATTCTTATGTAAATGGAATAAATTCAAATTCGAATAGATGTAGTTGTTGTAATAGTTTATCTTGTAATGGGATTAAAAAAACTGGTCCGACTGGCCCGACCGGCCCGACCGGAATAACGGGCTCGACAGGGGTAACAGGTCCAACAGGAGAAACAGGTGCTACCGGAATAACTGGCCCAACAGGAGTAACGGGCTTTACGGGAATAACAGGTGCTACTGGAGAAACTGGCCCGACCGGAATAACGGGCTCGACAGGAGTAACTGGTCCAACCGGAATAACAGGTCCAACAGGAGAAACAGGTGCAACCGGAGTAACAGGCTCGACAGGAGTAATGGGCCCGTCCGGAATAACCGGTTCGACAGGGGTAACAGGTCCAACCGGAGAAACAGGCGCAACCGGAATAACTGGCCCAACAGGAGTAACGGGCTCGACCGGAATAACAGGCTTAACAGGAGTAACTGGGCCGACCGGACTAGCAGGCTCGACAGGGATAACAGGAGCAACCGGCCCAACCGGAATAACGGGCTCGACTGGAGCAACCGGCCCAACCGGAATAACGGGCTCGACTGGAATAACGGGCTCGACAGGAGTAACAGGCTCGACGGGAATAACGGGCTCGACCGGGATAACAGGTCCAACAGGAATAACAGGACCAACAGGAGAAACAGGAGCAACCGGAATAACTGGCCCAACAGGAGTAACGGGCCCGACAGGAGAAACAGGAGCAACGGGAATAACAGGTCTAACAGGAGAAACAGGAGCAACCGGAATAACTGGCCCAACAGGAGTAACAGGCTCGACAGGAGAAACTGGCCCGACCGGAATAACGGGTTCGACCGGAATAACGGGCTCGACCGGGATAACAGGAGCAACGGGAATAACAGGTCCAACAGGAGCACCCGGATCAACTGGAACAACCGGCCCGACAGGAATAACAGGCTCTACCGGAATAACAGGAGCACCCGGAGAAACAGGCTCGACAGGAATAACTGGCTCAACCGGAATAACAGGAGCAACGGGAATAACAGGTCCAACAGGAGCAACCGGATCAACTGGAGCAACCGGCCCGACAGGAATAACAGGCTCGACAGGAGTAACGGGCCCGACCGGAATAACGGGCTCGACAGGAATAACAGGTGCAACAGGAGCAACCGGATCAACTGGAACAACCGGCCCGACGGGAATAACGGGCTCGACAGGAATAACAGGTGCAACAGGAGCAACCGGACCTACAGGAGCAACCGGCTCGACGGGAATAACGGGCTCGACAGGAGTAACAGGTGCAACAGGAGAAACCGGACCTACAGGAGCAACAGGCTCGACGGGAATAACGGGCTCGACCGGAGTAACAGGCCCGACAGGAATAACAGGTGCAACAGGAGAAACCGGATCAACTGGAACAACAGGCCCGACGGGAATAACAGGCTCGACAGGAATAACAGGCCCGACCGGAATAACAGGTGCAACAGGAGAAACCGGCCCGACGGGAATAACGGGCTCGACAGGAATAACAGGTGCAACAGGAGAAACCGGACCTACAGGAGCAACAGGCTCGACGGGAATTACGGGCTCGACAGGAGTAACAGGCCCGACCGGAATAACAGGTGCAACAGGAGAAACCGGATCAACTGGAGCAACCGGCCCGACGGGAATAACGGGCTCGACGGGAATAACAGGTGCAACCGGAATAACGGGCTCAACTGGAACAACCGGCCCGACAGGATTAACGGGCTCGACAGGGATTACAGGAGCAACCGGGATAACAGGAGCAACCGGAATAACAGGTGCAACAGGAGAAACAGGAGCAACCGGAATAACAGGCTCGACAGGAGTAACGGGCCCGACCGGAATAACCGGTCCAACAGGAGAAACAGGAGCAACCGGAATAACAGGCCCAACAGGAGTAACAGGCTCGACAGGGATAACAGGAGCAACCGGAATAACAGGTCCAACAGGAGCAACCGGAGCAACTGGAACAACCGGCCCGACGGGAATAACAGGCTCGACAGGAGTAACGGGCCCGACGGGAATAACGGGCTCGACAGGAATAACAGGAGCAACCGGATCAACTGGAGCAACCGGCCCGACGGGAATAACAGGCTCGACGGGAATAACAGGAGCAACCGGAATAACGGGCTCAACTGGAACAACCGGCCCGACGGGAATAACGGGCTCGACTGGAGCAACGGGTTCGACGGGAATAACCGGCCCGACGGGAATAACGGGTTCGACGGGAATAACAGGAGCAACGGGAATAACAGGAGCAACGGGAATAACAGGAGCAACAGGAGAAACCGGCCCGACGGGAATAACAGGCTCGACGGGAATAACAGGCTCGACGGGAATAACAGGAGCAACCGGAATAACGGGCTCAACTGGAACAACCGGCCCGACGGGAATAACGGGCTCGACTGGAGTAACGGGTTCGACGGGAATAACGGGCTCAACTGGAACAACCGGCCCGACGGGAATAACGGGCTCGACTGGAGCAACGGGTTCGACGGGAATAACCGGCCCGACGGGAATAACGGGTCCGACGGGAATAACGGGCTCGACCGGAGTAACGGGCTCAACTGGAGCAACGGGTTCTACGGGAATAACAGGCTCGACGGGAATAACGGGTTCTACGGGAATAACGGGCTCGACAGGAATAACAGGTGCAACCGGAATAACAGGAGCAACAGGAGAAACCGGCTCAACTGGAACAACCGGCCCGACGGGAATAACGGGCTCGACTGGAGCAACGGGTTCGACGGGAATAACAGGCCCGACGGGAATAACGGGTCCGACGGGAATAACGGGCTCGACCGGAGTAACGGGCTCAACTGGAACAACCGGCCTGACCGGAATAACAGGCTCGACCGGAGTAACGGGCTCGACGGGAATAACGGGCTCGACTGGAGCAACGGGTTCTACGGGAATAACCGGCCCGACGGGAGTAACGGGTCCGACGGGAATAACGGGCTCGACCGGAGTAACCGGCCCAACGGGAATAACGGGAGCGACGGGGGTAACCGGCCCGACGGGAATAACGGGAGCCACTGGCAGAACCGGCTCAACAGGAGTAACTGGAATAACGGGAGCAACGGGAGCAACGGGTCCGACAGGAGTAACAGGAGCAACAGGGGATAGAGGAGCGTCGGGTCCAACAGGAACCACAGGCTCGACCGGAGTAACCGGCCCAACGGGAATAACGGGTCCAACCGGAGCAACCGGAGCAACAGGCCCAACAGGGGAAAAAGGTACGCCGGGAGCAACAGGAGCAACAGGAGCAACAGGAGCAACAGGAGCAACAGGAGCAACAGGTGTAACAGGAGTAACTGGAGCCACTGGCAGAACCGGAGCTACTGGCTCAACCGGAACAAGTTTTACCACATCTGGCTCAGCTGCAAATACTTCCGGGGCAACAATTGCACTTACAGTATTAACTCCATCCCCTATACCATTTCCAAACGCACAAAATTTATCAGCTGATATAACGGTTAACAACCCAACAGCTACCATTTTTACGATTAATACAAGTGGTAGGTATTTGATAACGTACCAGGTTTATCCTACTTTATCATTATTAACCACTTTTCAATTATTTCGAAGTGGTGTTGGAGTAGCAGGTACGAACATTGCAGCTGCCATTGGGATAAGTTTAGTCAGCAATCAAGTAATTATAAATGTAAGTGCTGGTGACACGATCCAAGTAATGGTATCAGCTACATTAGTAGCGACGGTGACATTAGCAGCAGGTACTACCGCGGCTACACTTTCTATTGTGAGAGTTGGATAAATATACTATTTGTTATTTTAAAAAGTGACTACAAGTTATACTGCAAAGATTAATTGTGGTCACTTTTTTATTAAAATTTTAATATTAAAAGTATGGCTTAATAGTTTAAAAGTTTAGTCATACATATGTTATAAATTTTACGCTATTAGGAGGGATTAAAATGAAACCAAAAAGACCAGATATACCAAATTTACCAAATTTACCAAGTTTTTCCTCACCACTTTCTCCTCCACCTCCTCTGCCACCCGTACCACCGCCAGTACCTCCGACACCACCGTCTCCAATACCAATGCCATCAAAGTGTGATCCATGTATTCCAATCGATCTTTGTGGGAATATTTTTATTCAAGAAGTTCTTTGTCAACCAGTTGTATTATGGGAGTTAGGAAGTAATTTAAATGCTCTAGCAACAATTTCAATCTTTAACAGTGAAGGCAGTACTGGACCAATCACAATTGAAATAAATAGCAATAGTACTCATATAATTGCAGTGTTGCCAGGGAATACGTCTAGTTACACTAGTAAAAATATAAAGTCTGTAAAAATCTTACCTTCAAGCGAGTCTCCAATCTATCTAGAAGGAAAATATTGTATTACTGGTAGAATACTGGAAAAATAATAAATATTTTATTAAATTTTAAGTTTATTGCAAAAGTGCAATGAACTTTTTTTATATTTCAAAAAATAGGCGTACTTAATTTATTAGCTTTACATATGATTTAAAGAGTGGTATGGTTAGTTACATAAGTAACTAACTAAACAACTAAGTAGAGAAGGATGCTGCTAATGAAACCAACATTAGATGAATCACAGCCAATTTTTCAACAAATTGCGGTTATGATTATGGACGAAATTATTGATGGAAGAATTAAAGAAGGTGAGCAAGTACCTTCAACAAATGAGTTATCACGATTTTTTAATATTAACCCTGCAACAGCAAGGAAAGGTCTACAAGCGTTAGTTGATAAAGAAATCATTTTCAAACAAAGAGGTGTAGGAATGTTTGTTTCTGAAGGTGCGAAAGAAAAGTTAATTCTAGAACGTAAACTTCAGTTTTATGAAGAATATGTTGCACCTTTACTTAAAGAAGCTAACAGAATTCATTTAGACGAAGAGATGGTAATTGATTTAATCAAAAGAAAAAACGTTTCAAATTAGGGGGATTAAAAAATGATCGAAATTAAGAATTTAACATATGCCTATAATAATACGCCGGTATTAACTGGTTTTAATTTTAGTGAATCAGAGCCAAGGATTATTGCATTATGGGGAAGAAATGGCGCAGGGAAAACAACTTTAATGAGTCTACTAGCAGGCCATTATAGACCGGATCAAGGATCAATTAAAATATTAGGTCAAGAGCCATATAATAATTTAAACGCTTTAGAAAATATTTGTTATATACAAGAAAATCATCCTTTTGGTCATAATTGGCGAATAGGAGATCTGTTAAGGTTTGGGAAATACTTTCATCCAAACTGGGATCAAGAATTTGCCGAACATTTAGTTGAACTCTTTGAGTTACCACCAAGGAAAAAGATTGAAAAGTTTTCAAAAGGAATGAAAACAGCGGCACAAATCATTTTAGGATTGGCAAGTAATGCGAAAATAACAATTCTCGACGAGCCAACGAATGGATTAGATGCTGTAAGAAGAAAACAGTTTTACGATGCACTAATGGAAAGTTACGAAGAAAATCCAAGAATCATATTACTTTCAACGCATCATATTGAAGAAATTCAACCTTTATGTGAAACAATGGTTGTTGTAGATGATGGCAAGTCACTATTTTATGAGCAAATGGAAGTAATGAGAGAAAAAGGAATTATTCTATCAGGTGAAATGGATGTAATAAAAGAAGTAACTAAAAATGTTTCAATACTTGAGTCTTCTAAAATAAGTTCAACTCAAAAAGTAATGATTGATGAACTATTTACTGCTGAATGGAAAAAAATCGCTGAGACAAATCAGCTTACAATTGAAAAAGCATCATTACAAGACTACCTAATAAATAAAACACTTAATAAGAATAAAGGGGTGAAAAAATGAGGTCTATACAAGGTACTTATCAACTAGTTTTTGATGAATTTAAATGGTATTTTAAATTGTTTTCTTTAATTACTTTGTTCCTAACAGTTGTTTATTTATTGATTAGTGTAATATTTAAGATACCTTTACAAACTGGTGCTGCATTATTTGGACCGACTTATGGGGGAATTTGTACATTTGCAGTAGCAGCATTAGTCATACCGTTTCAAGTTGCAATTGGATTAGGAAGTACAAGAAAGCAGTTTTTAAAATCATATAATGTGATGGCAGTAGTTATGGTAATTACAAGCATAACATACTTAAATATACTATATTTCATTATGAATGCACTATTAGTCAAAGGAATAAATAGTTTTCGTTTTTTCCATCCTGCTAGATTAGTTTCTTCGGAATATCATTTCTTTACTTATTATTGGGTAGATCTAATGATCGGGTTTATTATCCTAGGTCTTCCAGCATTCATTGCGGTATTAGTAAGACGTTTAGGTATTCTCTATTTTTTAATGACACTCGTCATTTTAAGTATTGTCATTACTTTCATATCAATAAGTGGTGTAAGTTCAACCTTATTTTCATGGATTTTAACTATTAAGCCAATCAATCTATTTTCGTTAATCGGGCTATTAGGAATTGTACTTCAATTTTTAACATTTCCAATGATGAAAAATGCACCTTTAAAAATGAAAGGTAGAAATTAAAAGTATTTAAAATTTGACCTGACTATATCAAATGTGCAAAAAAGTATGCGTTTATCGCATACTTTTTTTATCTAATCAAGTAATATAACAGCCAACAATCAATAATCACTTTATAAAATTTTTAAAAAGTTTTTAAATTCTTTTTAAATACGTTTTATTTGGATTTTAAACCTCTACGTTAAGATTGTTCTCGTAGGTTACTTCGGTAATCAAAAAACAAACCGGGTTGCTTCAAGCAGTTGATTAAGAAATTTCAATTCGAAATTACTTTTCGCTTAAAAACGCTTGAAACAACACCTAATAACTGGAGGTTCAAGAAGATGAACAAAATTAAATTAATGTACGATATTACAAAAACAATGAAGAAAAAAGAGCAAGTGAAGGTAAATTTGGATGCTGAGATTTTAAAGAATGGTCAAAAAACAGCATTCTTTGGTGGAGAGTTTGACAAGGATTTAACTAAACATTCTTTCCACCCATTTCAACACCGTGGCAAAAGACCTTTTGGTCCTGGATTCAGAAACAGAGGATTTTTTGAACAAGGTGGCAATGGGGAATTCCAAAATAGTGAATTCTGTCAAGAAAACATCAAACATGATGAATTAAAAGAACATAAATTCCCTTCAAAATTTAAAATGGGATTCTCAAGAGCATCTATGTTTTTTGGTTTATTAAGTAGTATTGAAGTTCAAGAAACTGAAAATGGTGCAACGCTCATGCTAGATTCAAAGGATATTCCGGAAGACTTAAAAGAATCTTTTAAAGAAATGCGTGAAAATCGCAAAAAGTTTATGATGGGTATGCAAAGAGCTAACTGTTCCAACAAGAATCCAATGAGTTTTTTACAAGACGTGGAAGACCCTAACTTTGTAGTGAAAGCGAATGTTAACGCAAATAAGGAAATTGAAAGTCTAACTGTCTATGCGAAAGGTTTAAAAAATCATGAAAATACGCCACAAGAAGTCTTGGAATTGAAGTATCAATCAACATTTACTTGGAAATAAAACAGCACAACACATGAAATCACAGAAGAAGAGTACCATGATCTTTTGAATATATTGATTAAATAAAAAAGTAATTTTGTTAATCATTCGAGAAAGTCGAGTGTTCACGCACTCAGACTTTCTTTAATTTATATTCAGCTTTTATTTGTCAATTTCTATTTATCTATTTCATACAATCATATAAATAAAATGACTAAAGAAACACCAATACTATTAATAGATGAAATGGCAAATTAACTAACCATCCAATAAAAACAAGGCGGAGTCAAAATGACTTGGAGACAAAATAGTAAGAAAGAAAGACTGCATTTCACTTCCAATCATAGAGGGCATAAACCTCATCGCAACGATATAAGAAAATTCGTGCGGTTTTTTAGAATTTTTATCCCAATCACGATTTGCTTAAATATTATCGGTCTATTTACAGTTTTCTCTTGGATCGGGCGACCAGCACAATTTGGCATCGTCATTATCGTGTTACTCATTGGTTTTATCGGTTCTCGATTCCAAAGAAATTTTGAAGGAAAGATCGTGCATCCGATTGAAAAATTAAAAAAAGGCATGAGCGAAGTTGCTGAAGGAAATCTAGATATTGAAGTAAAAGTAGATACACACAATGATGTCGGGCATTTGATTTCTTCTTTCAATCAAATGGTACGAAAATTAAAAGAGAGCGAACAATTGAAACAGGAATACGAGGAAAATCGCAAACTATTAGTCACCAATATTTCTCATGATTTAAAAACGCCAATCACTTCGATTCAAGGCTATATCGAAGTATTGCAGGACGGCACAATTTTATCAGACAAAAAAAAGTCTCAGTACTTAGATGTCATTTGGAAAAATGCTCAGTACATGAATAAGCTAATCGATGATTTATTCTTGTTTTCGAAATTGGATATGCAGAAACTTGATTTTGATATCGAGGAAGTTGAAATTAACCCATTCATGGCTGATCTTTCAGAAGAATATAAGTTTGATTTTCATGAAAGGGGTCTAGAGTATATTTTCTCTGATCTGACGGAACATACGAAAGTCGTAAAAGTAGACCGAAAAAGACTACATCAATCCATTCAAAATATTGTTAGTAATTCATTGAAATATGGGGATAACGAGAATCTGCAATTAGAAATGATACTTTCATCTTTTAAAAATGAAATAAAAATTACAATTCGAGATAACGGACAAGGAATTACAAAAGCAAACTTAGAGAGAATTTTTGAAAGATTTTATCGAGTGGAAGATGCAAGAACAAAAAATCTTGAATCTACTGGTCTTGGACTTTCTATTTCAAAGGAATTAATTGAAGCTATGGGTGGGAAGATTGAAGTAGAAAGCGAACTTGGAATAGGGACTAGTTTTCATATTTATTTAAGAGTAATGAACACTACCAACTAAGGAGGGGATTTCGTGAATATACTGATCGTAGAAGACGATTTGAATATCGCTGAACTTGAAAAAGATTATCTCGGCTTAAATGGCTACGATGTAACGATTGAGACTGATGGTTCGCTTGGGAGCAAAGAAGCTTTGACTGGGAATTACGATCTGCTCATTGTTGATCTGATGCTTCCAAACAAAAACGGTTTCGAAATTATCAAAGAAGTACGTGAAAAGTACGAAATTCCCATAATCGTTGTTTCAGCCAAAAATGAAGATATTTCTAAAATTCGAGGATTAGATTACGGCGCAGACGATTATTTAACGAAGCCCTTTAGTCCTGCTGAACTTTTAGCAAGGGTGAAATCTCACCTTAACCGTTATAAGCGATTGAAAGGACATTCAAACGTCGTTTCCCTAATCAGTATTCGGGGCTTAGATATTGATGCTACCTCACACA from Arthrobacter citreus encodes the following:
- a CDS encoding collagen-like protein, which codes for MFFNVNNKLESGILYSYVNGINSNSNRCSCCNSLSCNGIKKTGPTGPTGPTGITGSTGVTGPTGETGATGITGPTGVTGFTGITGATGETGPTGITGSTGVTGPTGITGPTGETGATGVTGSTGVMGPSGITGSTGVTGPTGETGATGITGPTGVTGSTGITGLTGVTGPTGLAGSTGITGATGPTGITGSTGATGPTGITGSTGITGSTGVTGSTGITGSTGITGPTGITGPTGETGATGITGPTGVTGPTGETGATGITGLTGETGATGITGPTGVTGSTGETGPTGITGSTGITGSTGITGATGITGPTGAPGSTGTTGPTGITGSTGITGAPGETGSTGITGSTGITGATGITGPTGATGSTGATGPTGITGSTGVTGPTGITGSTGITGATGATGSTGTTGPTGITGSTGITGATGATGPTGATGSTGITGSTGVTGATGETGPTGATGSTGITGSTGVTGPTGITGATGETGSTGTTGPTGITGSTGITGPTGITGATGETGPTGITGSTGITGATGETGPTGATGSTGITGSTGVTGPTGITGATGETGSTGATGPTGITGSTGITGATGITGSTGTTGPTGLTGSTGITGATGITGATGITGATGETGATGITGSTGVTGPTGITGPTGETGATGITGPTGVTGSTGITGATGITGPTGATGATGTTGPTGITGSTGVTGPTGITGSTGITGATGSTGATGPTGITGSTGITGATGITGSTGTTGPTGITGSTGATGSTGITGPTGITGSTGITGATGITGATGITGATGETGPTGITGSTGITGSTGITGATGITGSTGTTGPTGITGSTGVTGSTGITGSTGTTGPTGITGSTGATGSTGITGPTGITGPTGITGSTGVTGSTGATGSTGITGSTGITGSTGITGSTGITGATGITGATGETGSTGTTGPTGITGSTGATGSTGITGPTGITGPTGITGSTGVTGSTGTTGLTGITGSTGVTGSTGITGSTGATGSTGITGPTGVTGPTGITGSTGVTGPTGITGATGVTGPTGITGATGRTGSTGVTGITGATGATGPTGVTGATGDRGASGPTGTTGSTGVTGPTGITGPTGATGATGPTGEKGTPGATGATGATGATGATGATGVTGVTGATGRTGATGSTGTSFTTSGSAANTSGATIALTVLTPSPIPFPNAQNLSADITVNNPTATIFTINTSGRYLITYQVYPTLSLLTTFQLFRSGVGVAGTNIAAAIGISLVSNQVIINVSAGDTIQVMVSATLVATVTLAAGTTAATLSIVRVG
- a CDS encoding DUF3992 domain-containing protein, whose product is MKPKRPDIPNLPNLPSFSSPLSPPPPLPPVPPPVPPTPPSPIPMPSKCDPCIPIDLCGNIFIQEVLCQPVVLWELGSNLNALATISIFNSEGSTGPITIEINSNSTHIIAVLPGNTSSYTSKNIKSVKILPSSESPIYLEGKYCITGRILEK
- a CDS encoding GntR family transcriptional regulator produces the protein MKPTLDESQPIFQQIAVMIMDEIIDGRIKEGEQVPSTNELSRFFNINPATARKGLQALVDKEIIFKQRGVGMFVSEGAKEKLILERKLQFYEEYVAPLLKEANRIHLDEEMVIDLIKRKNVSN
- a CDS encoding ABC transporter ATP-binding protein, translating into MIEIKNLTYAYNNTPVLTGFNFSESEPRIIALWGRNGAGKTTLMSLLAGHYRPDQGSIKILGQEPYNNLNALENICYIQENHPFGHNWRIGDLLRFGKYFHPNWDQEFAEHLVELFELPPRKKIEKFSKGMKTAAQIILGLASNAKITILDEPTNGLDAVRRKQFYDALMESYEENPRIILLSTHHIEEIQPLCETMVVVDDGKSLFYEQMEVMREKGIILSGEMDVIKEVTKNVSILESSKISSTQKVMIDELFTAEWKKIAETNQLTIEKASLQDYLINKTLNKNKGVKK
- a CDS encoding HAMP domain-containing histidine kinase, which encodes MTWRQNSKKERLHFTSNHRGHKPHRNDIRKFVRFFRIFIPITICLNIIGLFTVFSWIGRPAQFGIVIIVLLIGFIGSRFQRNFEGKIVHPIEKLKKGMSEVAEGNLDIEVKVDTHNDVGHLISSFNQMVRKLKESEQLKQEYEENRKLLVTNISHDLKTPITSIQGYIEVLQDGTILSDKKKSQYLDVIWKNAQYMNKLIDDLFLFSKLDMQKLDFDIEEVEINPFMADLSEEYKFDFHERGLEYIFSDLTEHTKVVKVDRKRLHQSIQNIVSNSLKYGDNENLQLEMILSSFKNEIKITIRDNGQGITKANLERIFERFYRVEDARTKNLESTGLGLSISKELIEAMGGKIEVESELGIGTSFHIYLRVMNTTN
- a CDS encoding response regulator transcription factor is translated as MNILIVEDDLNIAELEKDYLGLNGYDVTIETDGSLGSKEALTGNYDLLIVDLMLPNKNGFEIIKEVREKYEIPIIVVSAKNEDISKIRGLDYGADDYLTKPFSPAELLARVKSHLNRYKRLKGHSNVVSLISIRGLDIDATSHKVSIRGKEVSFTTKEYDLLLFLAQNANVVFTKEHLFDRIWGDDSLGDTATVAVHIQKIRKKIEKDPSNPEYIETLWGTGYRFNK